A single Streptomyces mirabilis DNA region contains:
- a CDS encoding carbohydrate ABC transporter permease codes for MRLRRTLTRALPLTPAVALLLLFLAGPIAYCAYIAFTDLQLTGQAHSSFVGFENFRAAFKDDAFLNAVWLTLVFTVLSSLVGQNTLGLALASLMQRASKPVRTVVGGIVITAWVLPEVVAGFLLYAFFRREGTLNAILDWLHLPTQNWLFTLPILAVSFANVWRGTAFSMLVYSAALNEIPKEITEAAEVDGAGGWRRMWHITLPMIRRSIGTNLMLNTLQTLSVFGLIWVMTRGGPGNRSQTLPLFMYEQAFQKSMIGYGTAVALLLLVVGSLFSLVYMRLLRTEV; via the coding sequence GTGAGGCTGCGCCGCACCCTGACCCGCGCCCTCCCCCTCACCCCCGCCGTCGCCCTCCTGCTCCTCTTCCTGGCGGGCCCGATCGCGTACTGCGCGTACATCGCCTTCACCGACCTCCAGCTCACCGGCCAGGCGCACTCGTCCTTCGTCGGCTTCGAGAACTTCCGGGCGGCGTTCAAGGACGACGCGTTCCTGAACGCGGTCTGGCTGACGCTGGTGTTCACGGTCCTGTCGTCACTGGTCGGCCAGAACACGCTGGGCCTGGCGCTGGCTTCGCTGATGCAGCGGGCGTCGAAGCCGGTGCGAACGGTCGTGGGCGGGATCGTGATCACGGCGTGGGTGCTGCCGGAGGTGGTGGCGGGGTTCCTGCTGTACGCGTTCTTCCGACGGGAAGGCACGCTGAACGCGATCCTGGACTGGCTCCACCTCCCCACCCAGAACTGGCTGTTCACGCTGCCGATCCTGGCGGTGTCGTTCGCGAACGTCTGGCGGGGGACGGCCTTCTCCATGCTGGTGTACTCGGCGGCCCTGAACGAGATACCGAAGGAGATCACCGAGGCGGCGGAGGTGGACGGGGCGGGTGGCTGGCGCCGTATGTGGCACATCACGCTGCCGATGATCCGCCGCTCGATCGGCACGAACCTGATGCTCAACACCCTTCAGACGCTGTCGGTGTTCGGGCTGATCTGGGTGATGACGAGGGGCGGCCCGGGGAACAGGAGCCAGACGCTGCCGCTCTTCATGTACGAGCAGGCCTTCCAGAAGAGCATGATCGGATACGGCACCGCGGTGGCGCTGCTCCTGCTGGTGGTCGGCTCGCTGTTCTCGCTGGTGTACATGCGGCTGCTGCGGACGGAGGTGTGA